The Oscillatoria sp. FACHB-1407 genome includes a region encoding these proteins:
- a CDS encoding DUF4394 domain-containing protein, which produces MTDAGNRFSDASDIRFRNGRFVVRESLAEFDKLDFYRIRLTARSNFTCLISGLEGNADLALYDSRGREIVSSEEDDDDNESISRQLAAGTYFVRVNRIEGDTNYRFVCSVSQDAGNSFSRAFRIRTGKNKLKGSFVFNDSIGSFGDDDDDGDDDNGGDRFDFYRFDLTSRSNCTTLLQGLSSNANITIFNSRRQRIAFSARGGNLSEQINQILEAGTYFIRIDFGRGGGGGGGTRYRLRINFQSLLISTDDDDTTTARPINITPSTDDFDDFVGVGDPEDFYRVNLNSPTNLNLALNGLSADANLELLNSTGTVIGRSSNTGTTEDLINQSLTAGTYFVRVFPAATNTSVEYTLNFASAPLRLFGLTDNNAVVAFNPDKLDKAVNINVTGLASGETLRGIDFRPATGELFGISSANKLYTINLASGAATAVSNTAFTPALTGTSLGIDFNPTVDRIRVVSDLDENARLNPITGAIVDFDTATTGTQTDTALAYATDDTRFGTNPNVTAVAYTNNFAGTATTTLFGIDTSLDVLVRQGSADGTPVSPNTGSLFSVGALGVDFGPNSGFDIFTDASGVNTAYATSGSTLYSINLTTGVATSLGTVTVSTTPTTGTGTTPGTTPAPLNLIGLSART; this is translated from the coding sequence ATGACAGATGCAGGTAATCGGTTTTCGGATGCCTCCGATATTCGTTTTAGAAACGGTCGGTTTGTTGTTCGAGAATCCCTCGCTGAATTTGACAAGCTCGACTTTTATCGAATCAGACTCACAGCCCGCAGCAATTTCACTTGCTTGATCAGTGGGCTAGAAGGCAATGCAGATTTGGCTCTGTATGATAGCCGAGGACGTGAAATCGTTTCCTCCGAAGAGGATGATGACGATAACGAGTCGATTAGTCGGCAACTCGCCGCAGGGACTTACTTTGTTCGGGTGAATCGAATTGAGGGTGATACCAATTACAGATTTGTCTGTTCTGTCAGCCAGGATGCAGGGAATAGCTTTTCGCGGGCATTCCGCATCCGCACTGGCAAAAACAAGCTCAAAGGCAGCTTTGTCTTTAATGACTCCATCGGCAGCTTTGGCGATGACGATGATGATGGGGATGATGATAACGGGGGCGATCGCTTCGATTTTTATCGGTTTGACCTCACCTCGCGCAGCAATTGCACCACACTGCTGCAAGGGTTGAGTAGCAACGCCAACATCACGATCTTTAACAGTCGTCGTCAGCGCATCGCCTTTTCCGCGAGAGGGGGCAATTTATCCGAGCAGATCAACCAGATTCTGGAAGCCGGAACCTACTTCATTCGCATTGACTTCGGTCGTGGCGGTGGTGGTGGCGGCGGTACTCGTTATCGACTCCGGATCAATTTCCAATCGTTGCTGATCAGCACTGATGATGACGACACGACAACGGCACGTCCCATCAACATTACCCCCAGCACCGATGATTTTGATGACTTTGTAGGAGTTGGCGATCCAGAAGACTTTTACCGGGTGAATCTCAACTCTCCTACCAACCTCAATCTGGCACTTAATGGATTGTCTGCGGATGCCAACCTGGAGCTACTCAACAGCACAGGCACGGTAATCGGCAGGTCGAGCAACACGGGCACGACCGAAGACCTGATTAATCAGAGCCTCACCGCAGGCACTTACTTTGTGCGCGTCTTCCCTGCCGCAACTAACACCTCCGTGGAGTACACACTCAACTTTGCGTCGGCTCCGCTGCGGTTGTTTGGCTTAACAGATAACAACGCTGTAGTTGCCTTTAACCCCGACAAACTGGATAAAGCCGTTAATATCAACGTCACGGGGTTAGCCAGTGGAGAAACCTTACGCGGCATTGATTTTCGTCCGGCAACGGGTGAACTGTTTGGAATCAGCAGTGCCAACAAGCTCTATACCATCAACCTGGCCAGTGGAGCGGCGACGGCAGTGAGCAATACTGCTTTCACTCCGGCTCTAACGGGCACGAGTTTGGGAATTGACTTCAACCCCACCGTCGATCGCATTCGGGTTGTCAGTGACCTCGACGAAAATGCACGGTTGAATCCGATTACAGGGGCGATCGTAGACTTCGACACGGCAACCACAGGCACCCAAACCGACACAGCTCTGGCATACGCCACAGATGACACCCGGTTTGGCACCAATCCAAATGTTACGGCTGTTGCCTACACCAATAACTTTGCAGGCACTGCCACAACAACGCTGTTTGGCATTGACACCAGCCTCGATGTTTTGGTGCGCCAAGGCAGCGCAGATGGAACACCTGTGTCTCCCAACACGGGTAGCTTGTTCAGCGTAGGTGCTCTGGGTGTTGATTTCGGACCAAACAGTGGCTTTGACATCTTTACAGATGCTAGTGGCGTGAACACGGCATACGCCACCTCTGGTTCCACGCTGTATAGCATCAACTTGACCACCGGAGTTGCAACCAGTTTGGGAACGGTGACGGTTAGCACCACACCAACCACAGGTACGGGCACAACTCCCGGCACTACCCCTGCACCGCTTAACCTGATTGGGCTGAGTGCTCGTACCTAG
- a CDS encoding class II fructose-bisphosphate aldolase translates to MLSSTQELLETARRNAYAIGAFNIYNLEGVKAVINAAEASHSPTMLQLHPSALKYGQLPLVALCLEAAHSAAVPVAVHLDHSSSEADIQLALKAGVRSIMADGSIHPYEQNLAFTQKMTQLAHQHGAVVEAEIGRISGTEDGLTVAEKEAKMTDPDQALDFVQLTQVDALAVTIGNVHGEYKSPPRLDFSRLEKIRERLNIPLVLHGASGLPASMIHQSIQLGVCKFNVNTEVRQAYMRSIKDDVCGGKVSDLLDLAEGAIAAMEAVIQEKLVLFGSVGKAHLHDTPYAEMLAAQAHELALN, encoded by the coding sequence ATGCTGAGTTCAACCCAGGAATTGTTAGAAACTGCTCGCCGCAATGCCTATGCCATTGGTGCCTTCAACATCTACAACCTGGAGGGGGTTAAAGCTGTAATTAACGCTGCCGAGGCGAGCCACAGCCCAACCATGTTGCAACTTCACCCCAGTGCTTTGAAGTACGGGCAGTTGCCGTTGGTGGCGTTGTGTTTAGAAGCGGCTCACTCGGCTGCGGTGCCTGTAGCGGTGCATCTCGATCACAGCAGTTCTGAAGCAGACATCCAGTTGGCACTCAAGGCGGGAGTCCGTTCTATCATGGCGGACGGGTCAATTCATCCCTACGAGCAAAACCTGGCGTTTACCCAAAAAATGACCCAACTGGCGCATCAGCATGGGGCAGTGGTTGAGGCTGAGATCGGTCGCATTAGCGGCACCGAAGATGGTCTAACTGTGGCAGAAAAAGAAGCCAAGATGACCGACCCTGACCAGGCTTTGGACTTTGTACAACTGACTCAGGTCGATGCGTTGGCAGTCACGATTGGCAATGTGCATGGTGAGTACAAAAGCCCACCCCGGCTTGATTTCTCCCGCCTGGAGAAAATTAGAGAGCGGCTCAATATCCCGCTAGTGTTACATGGAGCCTCAGGGTTGCCTGCGTCCATGATTCACCAATCGATTCAGTTGGGAGTATGCAAGTTTAACGTCAATACGGAAGTGCGGCAGGCATACATGCGATCCATCAAGGACGATGTTTGTGGTGGCAAAGTCAGTGATTTGTTGGATCTAGCAGAAGGGGCGATCGCCGCAATGGAAGCTGTCATTCAAGAAAAACTAGTCTTGTTTGGCTCGGTTGGCAAGGCTCATCTGCACGACACCCCTTATGCTGAGATGTTGGCGGCACAAGCACATGAACTTGCGCTGAACTAA
- a CDS encoding chromosome segregation ATPase, with the protein MTEERETPERRSQRQGGRSQRDTRQGSQRDTRQGSQRVPGSEMPPVSPYRPGSPRVPVPPQVSRSMGQTSRLQPPSPPVQVPRSHARPVEPPPVGVPPRSPSSFHRSEPIDEVVTPTMRRRREPRSLRFRFLKTWQFWVIVSVITISGAGGLAAALLLKLPALPNCPAIFWPTASGSLRMYCAQLAANKQTVDDLLEAIALVNGLPQDHPLRPEVNSLIEQWSTAILDLAEEAFQSGNLDEAIAIANKIPADTSAHALIEDRIKQWRSIWAEAEAIYKEAEAAIEKQDLRAAFAAAVRLLYVGNTYWETTKYQELNTIIETARVEGSKLARVRSLIRRGRLSNLLAAIKILEEIKPSSPGHAQTQPLMVQIGEKMIDLAEAQLDRQDAEEALSILRQIPERAGLQEEVQDFTYLASAYQASWGGTVADLESAIIEAQRLERDRPLYSRAQRLISQWQLEIQDLTYLDRARQIAQSGTLEDLTAAIAEAQLVPRNNPRGDEAREEIARWTAQIQTIEDNPLLAEADRIASGGDVLSLQTAINQASRIQEGRALYGEARERIRDWTAQVQTMQDQPYLDRARQLAEMGNIDQAIATAQQIASGRALYDDAQSAINRWRNQSQGQSLMQRAYDNASIGTASMLLNAIRTANQVPEGSPARAEADQMINVWSQEILRIAESEAAYDLERAIATAQSIPARTEAYAAAQLQIQEWQQQLTSPN; encoded by the coding sequence ATGACCGAGGAACGCGAAACGCCAGAACGTCGTTCTCAGCGTCAGGGAGGGCGATCGCAGCGGGATACCCGACAGGGGTCGCAGCGGGATACCCGACAGGGGTCGCAGCGAGTACCAGGTTCAGAGATGCCTCCAGTGTCGCCCTACCGACCGGGGTCGCCACGGGTGCCCGTTCCGCCACAGGTGTCTCGTTCAATGGGGCAAACCTCCCGCTTACAACCCCCCTCTCCCCCAGTTCAAGTTCCGCGATCGCACGCTCGGCCAGTTGAACCGCCTCCTGTGGGTGTGCCACCACGATCGCCCTCCTCCTTTCACAGGAGTGAACCAATCGATGAAGTTGTGACTCCGACGATGCGCCGACGCAGAGAGCCACGCTCACTCCGGTTTCGGTTCCTGAAAACCTGGCAGTTTTGGGTGATTGTCTCCGTCATTACCATTAGTGGAGCAGGGGGATTAGCGGCAGCGTTGTTGCTCAAGTTACCTGCCCTGCCCAATTGCCCTGCCATTTTTTGGCCCACCGCCTCCGGTTCGCTGCGGATGTATTGTGCTCAGTTAGCCGCTAACAAGCAAACGGTTGATGATTTGTTAGAGGCGATCGCCCTGGTAAATGGGTTGCCGCAAGATCACCCCCTGCGCCCAGAGGTCAACAGCTTAATTGAACAGTGGTCAACAGCAATTCTCGATTTAGCGGAGGAGGCGTTTCAGAGTGGCAACCTGGACGAAGCCATTGCGATCGCCAACAAGATTCCCGCAGACACCTCAGCCCATGCCCTCATAGAAGACCGCATCAAACAGTGGCGTTCCATCTGGGCAGAAGCCGAAGCGATTTACAAAGAAGCCGAAGCGGCGATCGAAAAGCAGGACTTGCGAGCGGCGTTTGCGGCAGCAGTGCGATTGCTTTACGTGGGCAACACCTATTGGGAAACAACAAAGTATCAGGAACTCAACACAATTATTGAGACGGCACGTGTTGAAGGCAGTAAGCTAGCGCGGGTGCGATCCCTGATTCGACGGGGCAGATTGTCAAATTTATTGGCGGCAATCAAGATTCTGGAGGAGATTAAACCCAGCAGCCCTGGCCATGCTCAAACCCAACCGTTGATGGTGCAGATTGGCGAGAAGATGATAGACCTGGCAGAAGCCCAACTCGATCGCCAGGATGCAGAAGAGGCACTGTCGATTTTGCGCCAGATTCCAGAGCGAGCAGGCTTGCAGGAAGAAGTGCAGGACTTCACCTATCTGGCATCTGCCTATCAAGCCTCTTGGGGTGGCACCGTTGCCGATTTGGAATCCGCCATCATTGAGGCGCAGCGGCTAGAGCGCGATCGCCCCCTCTACAGCCGAGCACAACGCCTGATTAGCCAGTGGCAACTGGAGATTCAAGACCTTACCTATCTTGATCGGGCACGGCAAATCGCTCAATCGGGCACTCTGGAGGATCTGACAGCGGCGATCGCCGAGGCGCAATTGGTGCCCCGCAACAATCCGCGTGGAGATGAAGCGCGAGAAGAGATTGCCCGTTGGACAGCTCAGATTCAGACGATCGAAGACAATCCACTATTGGCGGAGGCAGACCGCATTGCCAGTGGCGGTGATGTGCTTTCCCTTCAGACAGCAATCAATCAAGCCAGTCGGATTCAAGAGGGTCGCGCCCTCTATGGAGAAGCACGGGAACGCATTCGAGATTGGACAGCTCAGGTGCAGACCATGCAAGACCAGCCCTATCTCGATCGCGCCCGACAACTGGCGGAAATGGGCAACATTGACCAGGCGATCGCCACTGCTCAGCAAATTGCCTCTGGTCGAGCATTGTATGACGACGCTCAATCAGCCATCAACCGTTGGCGCAACCAATCGCAGGGGCAGTCGTTGATGCAACGTGCCTATGACAATGCCAGTATAGGAACGGCTTCGATGTTGCTGAATGCCATTCGCACGGCAAATCAGGTTCCGGAGGGTAGCCCAGCCCGCGCCGAAGCGGATCAGATGATCAATGTCTGGAGTCAGGAAATTTTACGAATTGCCGAATCTGAAGCCGCGTATGACCTGGAACGGGCGATCGCCACTGCTCAATCCATTCCGGCGCGAACGGAAGCCTATGCCGCAGCCCAACTACAAATTCAGGAATGGCAACAACAACTTACATCTCCAAACTAG
- the hslO gene encoding Hsp33 family molecular chaperone HslO, producing MADQLVRATAAEGGIRAVGVITTRLTEEARQRHKLSYVASAALGRTMAAGLLLASSMKRIDSRVNIRVKGDGPLGGILVDAGPDGTVRGYVDNPSVELPPNAIGKLDVGGAVGHKGYLYVVRDVGYGYPYSSTVELVSGEIGEDVTQYLVSSEQTPSALVLGVFVEPDGVTAAGGLLIQVLPKAARDEALVEKLESRIAKLSGFTPLLQEGKTLPQMFEELLGDMGLEVFPETQMLRFHCGCSFDRVLGALKMLGQDELQDMIEKDEGAEAVCHFCGEVYRANSDELQQLILDLQAEV from the coding sequence ATGGCAGATCAATTAGTTCGAGCGACGGCAGCCGAGGGTGGCATTCGGGCAGTTGGGGTGATCACGACCCGCCTCACTGAGGAAGCCAGACAACGCCATAAGCTCTCCTACGTTGCCAGTGCTGCATTAGGGCGCACGATGGCTGCTGGACTGTTGCTGGCATCCAGCATGAAAAGAATTGATTCGCGGGTCAACATCCGGGTTAAGGGTGATGGTCCGTTGGGTGGCATTTTGGTTGATGCGGGACCAGACGGTACTGTTCGCGGATATGTAGACAACCCCTCTGTGGAGTTGCCTCCTAATGCGATCGGCAAGCTAGATGTGGGTGGAGCCGTTGGGCACAAGGGCTATCTCTATGTCGTGCGTGACGTGGGCTATGGCTATCCCTACTCCAGCACCGTAGAGTTGGTTTCTGGGGAAATCGGAGAGGATGTCACGCAATATTTGGTGAGTTCTGAGCAAACTCCCTCTGCGCTGGTGTTAGGCGTTTTCGTGGAACCCGATGGCGTGACCGCTGCTGGAGGTTTACTGATTCAGGTGCTTCCGAAAGCAGCTAGAGATGAAGCATTGGTAGAAAAGTTAGAGTCTCGTATTGCCAAACTATCCGGTTTCACTCCTCTGTTGCAGGAAGGCAAAACCCTTCCCCAGATGTTTGAAGAATTATTGGGCGACATGGGGTTGGAAGTTTTCCCAGAAACGCAAATGCTGCGGTTTCATTGTGGTTGCTCCTTCGATCGCGTCTTAGGGGCGTTGAAGATGTTGGGGCAGGATGAACTGCAAGACATGATTGAGAAAGACGAAGGAGCCGAGGCCGTGTGCCATTTTTGTGGTGAGGTCTATCGGGCAAATAGCGATGAGCTACAACAACTGATTTTGGACTTGCAAGCCGAGGTATAG
- a CDS encoding homoserine dehydrogenase yields the protein MAFKVGLLGLGTVGTGTVEILLNPEQRHPLLQEIAIYKVGVRSPDKPRAVKLDPDLLTTDLESIVTDPTVDIVVEVIGGLEPARSLILQAIAHGKHVVTANKAVIARYGEEIFEAANQAGVYVSIEAAVAGGIPVIQPLKQSLSVNRIHTIMGIVNGTTNYILTRMQQEGGDFADILADAQALGYAEADPTADVDGYDAADKIAILASLAFGGRIKLPEVYCEGIRSVSAADIAYADRLGFVIKLLAIARRESAYNPNDTTDHLQVRVHPTLLPKAHPLASVNDVYNAILVEGDPVGQVMLFGRGAGSGPTASAVVSDVQNIVAILKTCSTAPSVVSTNADSEPHALMACTHQHYCTITPIEQLETRFYVRFLTHDSPGVIGKLGTCFGDHEVSLESVVQIGMRDQLAEIVVVTHTVNEGNFRTALAEVKAFPSIHSIPSVLRVW from the coding sequence GTGGCGTTTAAGGTTGGATTGTTAGGGCTAGGAACGGTTGGCACAGGAACGGTTGAGATTTTGCTGAACCCTGAGCAGCGTCATCCGCTGTTGCAGGAGATTGCAATTTATAAAGTAGGGGTGCGATCGCCTGACAAGCCGCGTGCGGTGAAGTTAGACCCAGACCTGCTGACCACGGATCTGGAGAGCATCGTCACTGACCCCACTGTAGATATTGTGGTGGAGGTGATTGGAGGACTGGAACCCGCTCGCTCGCTGATTTTGCAGGCGATCGCCCACGGAAAGCATGTAGTGACGGCAAACAAAGCGGTGATCGCTCGCTATGGCGAGGAGATTTTTGAGGCAGCTAATCAAGCTGGGGTGTATGTCTCGATCGAGGCAGCGGTAGCAGGGGGCATCCCAGTCATTCAGCCATTGAAACAATCCCTCAGCGTCAACCGAATTCACACCATTATGGGCATCGTCAATGGCACGACCAACTACATCCTGACACGAATGCAGCAGGAAGGTGGCGATTTTGCGGATATTTTGGCAGACGCTCAAGCCCTGGGATATGCCGAGGCTGACCCCACCGCAGATGTGGATGGGTATGATGCCGCTGATAAGATTGCTATTCTCGCGTCGCTTGCCTTTGGTGGGCGCATTAAGTTGCCAGAGGTTTACTGTGAGGGCATCCGCTCGGTGAGTGCAGCGGATATTGCCTATGCCGATCGCCTGGGGTTTGTCATCAAGTTGTTGGCGATCGCTCGCCGAGAATCTGCCTACAATCCCAATGACACGACAGATCATCTGCAAGTTCGAGTACATCCTACTTTATTACCTAAAGCCCACCCTCTCGCCAGCGTCAACGATGTCTATAACGCTATTTTGGTAGAGGGCGACCCAGTGGGTCAGGTCATGCTGTTTGGGCGAGGTGCAGGGTCAGGGCCGACTGCCAGTGCCGTCGTCTCGGATGTGCAAAATATTGTCGCCATTCTCAAAACTTGCAGCACTGCTCCCAGTGTTGTTTCAACAAATGCGGATAGTGAACCCCATGCCCTGATGGCATGTACCCATCAGCATTACTGCACGATCACCCCAATTGAGCAACTCGAAACCCGCTTTTATGTCCGCTTTCTCACCCATGACTCACCTGGCGTGATTGGCAAACTGGGCACCTGTTTTGGCGACCACGAGGTGAGTTTAGAGTCGGTCGTGCAGATTGGAATGCGTGATCAACTCGCCGAGATTGTTGTGGTGACTCATACCGTCAATGAGGGCAATTTCCGCACCGCATTAGCAGAAGTCAAAGCATTTCCGTCCATTCACAGTATTCCCAGTGTCCTCAGGGTGTGGTAG
- a CDS encoding LPS biosynthesis glycosyltransferase, whose amino-acid sequence MNTSPSTTHQTSSSNRLVDRLSQVIVVAYKESTDQLQNAIAQEGLRCEIQRQEDKPEYKEYAAAYRCMLNHCRAWERAAQETRPTMIVEADYVPVLGLGQLPLPFDHQNGKVGIAWLYTCAPQMYSVTPEGFIEGFSTALVAYILTPQGAACLTGLVDEMTQKHGTGYNVFDSYIDRYLRDRGFKNYIPFRNYGEHGGKSNPEHRKNGMSGIHRADVLYNKLAFTPAYVEDESLLLARLKARSKGLFRLGTGKFLRTKIVRTSSVPWRLMRTAIARQLVPRL is encoded by the coding sequence ATGAACACGTCTCCTTCAACAACCCATCAAACCTCCAGTTCTAATCGCTTAGTCGATCGCCTCAGTCAGGTGATTGTCGTTGCTTACAAAGAATCAACCGACCAACTGCAAAACGCGATCGCCCAGGAAGGCTTGCGGTGCGAGATTCAGCGTCAAGAAGACAAACCAGAATACAAAGAGTATGCCGCTGCCTATCGCTGTATGTTAAACCACTGCCGGGCGTGGGAACGCGCCGCCCAGGAGACGCGACCCACCATGATTGTGGAAGCGGATTACGTGCCTGTGCTGGGTTTAGGTCAACTGCCGTTGCCCTTTGATCACCAGAATGGCAAAGTCGGCATCGCCTGGCTCTATACTTGCGCTCCACAGATGTATAGCGTCACCCCTGAAGGTTTTATCGAAGGGTTTTCAACCGCTCTCGTGGCATACATTTTGACCCCTCAAGGAGCCGCCTGTTTAACGGGGTTAGTGGATGAGATGACGCAAAAACATGGCACTGGATACAACGTCTTTGACTCCTACATCGATCGCTATCTGCGCGATCGCGGCTTCAAAAATTACATTCCCTTCCGCAACTATGGCGAACATGGCGGTAAATCCAACCCGGAGCATCGCAAAAATGGGATGAGCGGCATCCATCGCGCCGATGTGCTCTACAACAAGTTGGCGTTTACCCCTGCCTATGTTGAAGATGAAAGCCTGCTATTGGCACGGCTCAAGGCTCGTTCTAAAGGGCTGTTTCGTTTGGGAACCGGAAAATTTCTCCGGACGAAAATTGTCAGAACCTCCAGCGTGCCCTGGCGGTTAATGAGAACGGCGATCGCCCGACAGTTAGTCCCACGGTTGTGA